The nucleotide sequence ctctgatatcctttccggtacgttgagtggcaattcacatcagtcactgcagccgagttttgccgcGCTGTCATCAGAAAtgacagaaatgatgaaaaatataaccaaactggcataattgttaaaattcatactagtcatgacggtgtctgagcgaatatgatcatgctgaagttcatcgcggctGGCTcttcatggcgatctccggtcatcacggtaaagcaagcctcagaaactatatcggccgcccttcgagtgaaaaaataagagcttgctctgatatcctttccggtacgttgagtggcaattcacatcagtcactgcagccgagttttgccgcgctgtcatcacgagcgatcttcatgttccggtgaattcggctgtcgttcattcaaaaaacactcgccctgaacagtttgttttctaccttgtcatgtggaaaaaactcccgtgtttttatgagccataattcggctgaagttcactgaacatttcacttcaagattctgtattagagacttaaaaacttcaggcaaaagtgttaaatttgacttgccgaactattttagtttgtaaactatcgtagaatgtgaactttcatggtttttgaactttgatggtttgacacttttgacagctttagtcttgtacagccaatcagattattttaaccattctaacaaggattctgattggcttattgtggcgtgctttatgagagtatagagcatgctgacgacattgttgttgGCTTTGGaagtaaagtttgttttaaaaattgaaagtaatgcttggataatttaacggattctttattataaaacaaatagagaagctcAAGAaatgggaagaaacactcgactacgtctcgtgtttctccctacacttctttcgtgctctagctgcttcctgcgtgctttataacagaacagagcacagtcaaggcttctctatttgttaagtagaCGTATTTTTCTTGCTTGGTATCTATCGTCTTTATTTACGGGATGCTTTATTTTACAACGTAAGAATTTGCCGTTACAATTGTGTTTTCAGTGGAACAATCGTCGAAGAATTACCTGCAGATCTTCCACGCTTTATAAAGCATTACCAAGACAATACTGACAAAAGTTTACTATTGCAATCTATTAATATGGAGAAAAGAGCTTTTAAACTAGGCAGCAGTCTTTAGTCGCCAATATTGCATTTGACAAAACTACAATCTGCAAAGTACTAAGATAGCTCATTAATGACTATTCTTGCAGGCACCATTATCCCAGAAGCAAAAgccatttttcctttaaacagCTTCTTTGAAACAAGGGAGATCACTAATAAACAACTCCAAGGCATTCGTGGAAATGTATCCTTAGCGACAGGTCCGAATGGTGACATAGGTGGCTCTTACCAATTCTCCGGGCATCCAAACAGCTACATCGAGTTCCCAAACGATGGGGGATTAGACTTGAAACACTCCATCACACTGTTATTTTGGCTGTATCCTGAAAATGCAAACTTTGCGCCTGTTATTATTTACAACCCAAGTGGTAAATGGTCCGTTTGGTTTTGGATATTTTTTGGAAGACTTTACGCCGACTTCAGAAACAGAGGGTACTTATCTCCATGGAATTCGTTGTTGACCAATCAGTCTTTGGTGACGCATCAATGGCATTATGTCGGTGCTTCTTACGATTATACGACTGGAATGGCAAGTCTATGGGCTAATGGAGTGAGAGTAGTAGAGAAGAATATCGGGGCCGGCATAACGCTGGGTACACAGGGTAACGTCACAGTTGGTGTCAACGCAGACTTTCGCCGTTATTTGAGAGCAAGAATTGCTGCCATACAGTTTTATGACGTAGCCTTAACAGCAGAGCaaataaataaagtgaaaaGTCTTGGTTTAGGTAAGGATGAATATGATGGGTCATACTAAAAACAGCTGTGTGTGGCGTTTATTTATGCTTTTATGTGTTCGGTGTATTCTAAATggtctatttgttttttaaacattttacttttattgatgATTCATTGATGAATTCATTTAAAACCTCTTTGGATATCTGCATGAATATGCAGGTATCCATACTGGTTAAATTTACATCCAATCTTTATTCTGTTTTCTCACTTATTTCAAGTAAACATTTTCAAGTGTATTAGATTTTCATAACAATAGTGAAATCTGCACCAGCCTGTTGATGGTGATTATACTCAAGAATGGGATGGCTTTGTTTCCATAATTGCTATTTCTGCTTAGATGAAGATGAATGTCAGGATGAGAAACACAACTGTCACGCGAATGCTCAGTGTAACAACACTTTTGGCTCATATAACTGCACTTGCCTCAATGGGTACTCAGGAAATGGTGTGAGCTGTCTGGGTACGTACCACTCAATGAAACGCATATTATCCGTGAATATAAAACTACACAACCGTGCGTCGTTTTTTGGGTCATAAAGGATTTTCTGTCCACAGGATGGAAAACGAGAGGaatgttattgaaaatacaCGGTGACTAAGGCTACTTTCGCAAAAGTTTTACGTTACTTTCTCCACATTTCATAGGTCGCTACAAGAAGGAGTACCAGGGAAAATTCACTAGTTTGAAGTTTGATAGctgaagaagtttttttttaactgaactgTTTTGGCCACAGAGCGGGTACATTTTACCTTAATAACCACTTGTATCTTAAACGCTtcaagcgttttttttttagccccagccattttcttgtttcgtttagatatcgacgaatgtaCTACAAATGTGCACAACTGCGACCCATCGGCTGTTTGTAGCAACACTGTTGGATCTTTTCACTGTGCATGCATTGCAGGGTATAAAGGAAATGGCACAACTTGTGTAGGTGAGAGATGTTTCCGTGTTCAGGTAACACAAGTAGGCGTTGCCTGTCGTTCTCTATGGCAATGCACTGATAGGTTTAAGGACGAGAGTTTTTTGTGAGTTCAATGCAACTGATGAAAAGCTTCATTGGTGCAACCTGTACAATTAAAATACTCGAAATTCATGCTCGTTCCTATGATTCtctagatatcgacgaatgcgCACTATCAACTCATAACTGTCATGGAGTTGCTCACTGTTTTAATGATCCAGGATCCTTCAGCTGTGAGTGCCGAAAAAACTACATTGGCGATGGGATATCATGTGAACCTGTTGGTAAGAATTATGTCAAATTTCAGTAAAATAATATTTAGCTGATAACTTGTTATCACGATCCTTTTATTGTCTGTGTACCTTAAAAGGCAAGATTTCATCTATCGATCGTTGAAATGTAAATCATAGGGCTATTTCagatttttacaaaaaaaagtgaattcaTCAGGAATTAAACCCATATTaaaaacgtttgtttttctgtgagggggaaaaatgatgcaaaaacTCTGTAAACTATATCATCCTCAGGAGATTTCTCAGTGACTattagaaacatttcaaaagacaaaTATCAGGCCACACCTGTGGAGCGCTCAGTCAAAAGTGTCCGCGAAGCCCTGATACTGGGCCTAAATAAAGATTTAACCGTATTGACAAGTACCTTTGAATGGAGTGTGGTTAGCGAAATGGAGTTAGGTGCCTCGGAGTCAGCATTAGGAACTATAGTTAGTCAAGGGACAACGGAGTGGACGATAAACAAACGATCCATACCTGCTGGTATCTATCAAGTGAAATTCAATGCTACACTTGCAATCGGAGATCCAGCATCCCCAAAAGTTCTTAACGCCTTTGATTATGGCTTCATCGAGGTTATTGCGGCTCCCGTGCGAGCTGTTCTTGATGGAGGAAGCAGTGTACGGTGGGGGTCCAAGCAAAACGTCACCGTGGATGGCTCTTTAAGTTACGACGCAGACATTGGCCCTGGAATACATACCGGGCTCAATTTCAGTTGGTCCTGTCGGAGTGATACTTTTGTAAGCAACACTTGCTTCGGTTCTTTTCAAAACGAAGGAGACTCAAACCCTGCATTCATTACCATTGATCCAAGTAAACTTGAGATCGATAAGACCTTCTTCCTTCGGCTGAATGTCTCCAAGGATGTGAGAAGTTCCTTTGCCGAAATGTCCTTTACGATAGCTGCAGGAGAGGTACCACAGGTGACCCTGAGGTAATTGTTATGAAGCATTAACAGTTAACTATAGAAAATGCAATACTCAAGGAATCGGGAAAGGAAAGCTCTTACAAATGTGGATAGTCCAAAAAAAAGGTTGCTTTTAGTCATCGAAACAAAAGTTTTCGGAAGCAAACGTGCTTATGGTGGGGAGGGAGACCTTAAGAATGGTATGCAGCGTTTCAATGAAAGAGTAAAGGAGATAAtgctgctaaaaaaaaaaggtagagtGCTTTACATTGAAATGAGTATTTTACTCTCTAAACTAGCTTAACCTGTATCTAGCGGCATAACTCTAAAAGGCTAGTCTTGCTTTACTAAAACCACCCCGAAACTAACATTGACTAGCTTTACTCAACACATGCAGGTGGTGGTTTGAAAGGGCAACTCGCCAATCTAGTAAAGCTGTGCTTTCACTTCTGTAATTGATGCCCTGGAGTTCTGTTAGTTAAGTCCCATTTTCTTGCAATTGATTTTACAGCTTCTCGTAAGTTGTTAAtgcctttctgttttttttttccttagatGCTTTATAGATTGTGCCGCAGTAGTGTCTGCTTCAAACAAGCTCCGGGTGACATCAGAGTGTCTTAATTCTCCTTGCAATGGATCCGTCTACGAATGGCGTCTGTCCATACTAAAGGGTTCAGACAGTTGGGAAAATATACCTATTTTACCAAACATGACTTCAACGGCTGTAAATTCTACCAATAtgataatcaagaaaaattcattaGAATCCAAATCGAAGTATAATCTAACATTAATGGTTACATCTTTGAAAGGAGCATACGGGCTTTCTGTGCTCCTCTTTGAAACCGCTGGAGAGCCGCATAATGGTTACTGCGCGCCGTCGGTCTCTGAAGGCGTCTCACTGGATACTGAGTTTACTTTTAAGTGCTTCGATTGGCAGGATACAAGCCTACCACTGACATATGAATTTGCACTTGGAGAGGCGCCTATATCTTATGGCACGTCACCCTCGTCCGTGTCGACAGTGTTACCTGCAGGATCGCCGAACGAAGATTTCCACCAACAAGTCACTATTGTCATTAGGAATGCGGTTGGAGTATCCGTTGTAGAGAAATTATTCATCAAGGTACAGCAATTGTTTCTATACGGGGGAATTTTTCGATGAAATAACTATTTACGCGACTCATGAAAACGTCAATTAAATCTTTGCATTTTCCAATTTAATTCATAAACACTGTTTAGAAACTGTTTCAAAATGGCATAATCCTTACTATGTGTTCGCTAGCCTTTTAATATCCAATTCTATCTCATCGCCGCTCGGATCCAATAATGCCACCGAATTTTGTCTTAAACGCCAACAAGATATTTCAGTCAAGAAATGTATCTCACATATCTCTTGCAGGTAAAGCCATCATCTGGCCTCGATCCATGTGTTTCAGCACCAGACGAAGTTGCAATCAAGTTAAAAGGTTTTATAGTCGGGGAAAATAACAAGCTGGATGAATTTCTCAACAAGGGTGAACTCAGCCAGGCTGTTCAACTTGGTTTATCTGTTTTAAAGTCTGCAAACGAAAAAAGTGAATGTGGACAAGAATTGGACCCTAAGGACAAAGCGTTGGTACGTTAAAAATAATTGCTCAAATGTAGTCGgcaagaaaactcaaactttcAGAGTTAAATGTTGTTTCTTATTATATACATACCGAGATTTACGCGCCAAAAAGCATCGAGAAAAAAATAGTCTCTTCGCGTCAGAGAAACCAGCTGATTGATCATAGGATATTTTTTACTAGTGAAAAACGACGTATCGAccctctgattggctatatcattattttcactagTGAACTGTGTAGCTTGCTCGCTCTCCTCTTGACTGACAAATAGCAGATTTCTATATGCAATGAGCCATTTTATAAGTTTTTCACGCTTAGATCGCAAGCTTACGGACGGtacgaaaaataaaaagcatgTAACACTTGTACGACATATAGAGTTTCgtcttaaaaaaacaaaacaaaacaaaataggaatgatgaaaaaaaagacctaacatcgcagtgaagcaagcctcagaaattacatcagcCTCATTCGAGTGAATAATTAAAACCCtgttctgatatcctttccgatacgttgagtggatgcgttgagtggaaggccgCATCTATAAAaacagccgagttttacggcgccgtcatcccgagcaatcttcatgttccggtgaattcggctgaTATTCAATCATAAAACACACGCATCaggcagtttgttttctacttgacatgtaaaaaaaacttgcgtgcttttatgagccacaattcggccggatttgTCTGTAGCCAAAAGTTTGTCTGCTGGATTTGTCCGTAGTCTGTCACtagtctgtagccaaaactttactcaggagggctgactgtctagATGGAGGAGAGGAgatatgtttctaatgtcttAAAGGcgaatggctatacaaaaacttttctccgtaactgccaaaaacctGTGACAACTAGTAGCTCTCCtaatgaaagggaaccagcgactggttttgcttctattccttacattcaggatgttacggaacccatcaagagatTTTGAATAGCCGCAACCggttaaagttgttaaaaaaccTTTACAGACTTTGGGGcgtatttttgccaaacctaaggatcaTGTCACTTCTTTCGTGTTCTAGCCGCTttctgcgtgctttacaacagaacagacGCAGTTAAagccttttcaattttttaatgaggCGCACCATTTCTTCTTGTTGCTAGATTTCCAACACATTGATATCAAAGTTTACAGCCATAACACCAGAGAATCTTGAAATGTCTCGCTTGATTATGTCAGTAGTAAGCTTAGCCATGGGACTGGAGGCTCAACAAAAATGCGAGAGCTGCAGTGACGGTAGCGGtaacagtaacaataacaatatgGTACgacgcctttttttttcttttaaatccttttcttaacataaattaaagtttaaacCCAAGGATGATAACCATTAGTGACAGATTATTTCCCGAAAACGATGCATCCGAtcgaaaatgaatgaaatattttaatctgTAACCGAGATAGGCAACAAGCTTATCCTCCCAGGTGAATCGTAATAAAAGAAAGCTCTATAATTCCTCAGTAATTCTTTATTGGTATTTTGAAATCATACATGCACCTGATTTCCCAATGGTCTAAATTATACAATCCAccaatctctccttacaattttaATTCCAATGAAGTACACGACGCATTGGTGTTATTCTCTTTAGGAATTAACGATGCAATTGACTGATAGTACAGCAAATATGATGATTTCCACCCTTAACGATCCGGAGCAGCCTTTCACACCGGAATTAGAAAAAACAGCTTCAAGTGTTACAGGTTGCCTCACGAATGTTCTCAAGTCCGCTGCGGGCTCGAGTCAGGACGACATAGTCTCGGCAGTAACCCCACCCTCACCAGAGGTAAAGGTCACTAGTACAGTTACAAGTATGGCTATCACAGAGATCAGTTTCGTTTTTGCCACCAATTCAGGATGGGTCAATTTAAATAGATAGACTTTACATTAAGCGAACAAAACGGCGAGGCCATGAACGCACCGAAGAAGAATAGTGTATTACGATTCTATTAGTTTTAATAAAGTGGAAAAGTCGTCGTATTAACCACGAAATCATTTGACTAAACAACATTCTTTGACTTTCCTCTCAGTTCGTGAAAAAGGCCTCCGAAAAACTAAGCAACGTGTGCGATGCATTTTTTGGCCGCTTGGTTTCATCAGAAGATCTGCTCTTAAAGACTCCAAACTTGGCAATATCCCTGAAAAAGGTCACAGCTAATGATGCAAAAGGACTCAGCATGGGAGATGGATCAAGTAAATTCAAGCTCCCGAGCAGCCTTGGGAATATAGGTGGTGGAGAGATAAATGCAAAGGTATGATGCCATTATTATCCTAGTTAGCCATTCTTATTCTAAAAATCGCAGCCTTAATTGGTAACTACACTTTCCTGTCCCATTTTTACTCAAtaatttcgatttttttctaCGCGAGCAAAACTCCCGGAATCACCCTTGTCAAATAAATTTACCAATACCATATTGTGTTCTCTTTCAGATGCAAGCTgttgattttaaccctttcacttggGACAATAgcagcaagaaaatcaaatcacaCGTCACGACTCTTGAGCTTAAAAGTAAAAGCGCGGAAAAGATAAATGTATCAAATCTTGACAATGACATTGAGATCTTGATTCCCATCTCCAGTCCACCTCAGAACTCAATCAACGGGACGCAGCTTAGTTTTCTCAAGCCAAATCAGATTTCAGTTCGAAGTTATTACGCAGAATTAGCCCATGTTCCTGTATCTCTTAAGTTGAGTATGGCCAAAGCGGGAATACAAATCAATCTGTtcataaaatttggaaaaagacCAACGATTAATGACTTTGACCACAATTTTACAATGGTGTTTACATCTACATGTGACAACCAAACAGATGCTAATGCAACCTGCTTTATAAGGGATAGCTCGGTTACAGTGATG is from Pocillopora verrucosa isolate sample1 chromosome 7, ASM3666991v2, whole genome shotgun sequence and encodes:
- the LOC131799257 gene encoding polycystin-1-like protein 2 encodes the protein MTILAGTIIPEAKAIFPLNSFFETREITNKQLQGIRGNVSLATGPNGDIGGSYQFSGHPNSYIEFPNDGGLDLKHSITLLFWLYPENANFAPVIIYNPSGKWSVWFWIFFGRLYADFRNRGYLSPWNSLLTNQSLVTHQWHYVGASYDYTTGMASLWANGVRVVEKNIGAGITLGTQGNVTVGVNADFRRYLRARIAAIQFYDVALTAEQINKVKSLGLDEDECQDEKHNCHANAQCNNTFGSYNCTCLNGYSGNGVSCLAPAIFLFRLDIDECTTNVHNCDPSAVCSNTVGSFHCACIAGYKGNGTTCVDIDECALSTHNCHGVAHCFNDPGSFSCECRKNYIGDGISCEPVGDFSVTIRNISKDKYQATPVERSVKSVREALILGLNKDLTVLTSTFEWSVVSEMELGASESALGTIVSQGTTEWTINKRSIPAGIYQVKFNATLAIGDPASPKVLNAFDYGFIEVIAAPVRAVLDGGSSVRWGSKQNVTVDGSLSYDADIGPGIHTGLNFSWSCRSDTFVSNTCFGSFQNEGDSNPAFITIDPSKLEIDKTFFLRLNVSKDVRSSFAEMSFTIAAGEVPQVTLRCFIDCAAVVSASNKLRVTSECLNSPCNGSVYEWRLSILKGSDSWENIPILPNMTSTAVNSTNMIIKKNSLESKSKYNLTLMVTSLKGAYGLSVLLFETAGEPHNGYCAPSVSEGVSLDTEFTFKCFDWQDTSLPLTYEFALGEAPISYGTSPSSVSTVLPAGSPNEDFHQQVTIVIRNAVGVSVVEKLFIKVKPSSGLDPCVSAPDEVAIKLKGFIVGENNKLDEFLNKGELSQAVQLGLSVLKSANEKSECGQELDPKDKALISNTLISKFTAITPENLEMSRLIMSVVSLAMGLEAQQKCESCSDGSGNSNNNNMELTMQLTDSTANMMISTLNDPEQPFTPELEKTASSVTGCLTNVLKSAAGSSQDDIVSAVTPPSPEFVKKASEKLSNVCDAFFGRLVSSEDLLLKTPNLAISLKKVTANDAKGLSMGDGSSKFKLPSSLGNIGGGEINAKMQAVDFNPFTWDNSSKKIKSHVTTLELKSKSAEKINVSNLDNDIEILIPISSPPQNSINGTQLSFLKPNQISVRSYYAELAHVPVSLKLSMAKAGIQINLFIKFGKRPTINDFDHNFTMVFTSTCDNQTDANATCFIRDSSVTVMPSKPGFVYVGLLSKSPNDESQHSRQRRSCDGNRRKRRSCVGVKDPPPKGSLSTVIPKYDPNTDINYTLTITQSSCLYWSENTEKWTAEGCRVSQDSNTTHLKCLCNHLTSFGGNFIQAPNPIDFDKVFIEFTNLAESGNISVLVTIACFFLLYFVVLILARRADKRDVDKICSPKLIPLVKEGAYYYDMVISTGVWKHSATTASITISIKGENYGHSQIPLREKGETSELFGRGSINGFVLVMKESIGPLKEITLDHDNSGNNPSWFVETVVIQDRQTEERWVFPINRWLALEKDDGQIEVTVDSKSYSAFSAQVRSRLPRKLADSHLWMSVFGKACSSTFTRVQRASCCLSVLFSAMIANAMFYNIGGESDGAIQVGPFKFSWRQIVIGVQSGIIIAPVNIIIAFLFKSSRPRKKRSEKYQVTDEAQRLLDEITDTGCMLPHFFVYLSWFLCFSTTMAAATFTLFYSLMWGKETSEQWLASILISNGQDIFVVQPTKVMIAVMVISFLLTKKNRGKWEEEEEEETTIDSLAIQIDFLGDDPKQHYKKYQQEKMRERSKKEAQLTSMTREIVLHLIFVFLLAIVSYGNKNGNRFLMTTEMRNRFTNFNLVEDAHGLGAWLKSEFTLNIYNQAWYNGLEEKNDVYIGNKMSILVGMPWLRQLRIKKSSCRLLSRIIAECYYDYSPENEDTTLLSLPGWIPLSLNTSWPDALQICPKPWRYQSAAELRNDPILASYNSYEGGGYAAVMGYDESTAEGVLDETITNGWLDRQTRAVILEFAVFNVNTNLISVATYFYEALATGAAYTSRRIETLELYSTESGALMFFLIGQFLFMTMVLFYLIVMLVHLYQQRLGFFKSVWNMVDFFMIVFSVASVAFYMIRAKSVLNTIKSIQANPYEIVHFHTALDWLNLENASIAVAVFMVTVKLLNLIRFNPHVIYLFSSFRQSIGCQLSYVLLFMIVFNAFVVTGMIFFGGMVLEYSSYLKAVMSQFEFLLGKAIPMEALRRDKPFIGPTFAFLFCMFTSIFLMNILISILNESYGDAKSNAEENATELEMARFIEERLMENFHDGINRTEFKLFCDDAIFANKCLSEAEPFCLNSGCIIQCTEERMLKVEKRLIVLIQRTEYMEADYLKEENDFTDLLLLMINPSVRD